A stretch of the Aegilops tauschii subsp. strangulata cultivar AL8/78 chromosome 4, Aet v6.0, whole genome shotgun sequence genome encodes the following:
- the LOC141021548 gene encoding uncharacterized protein: MAPIEDEEMAPGGMGSPGELHKVRVDVLDDSDVAACPVENAPEIVFDVAVRPVGIAPEIDSDAAVHPVDIAPEIDSDVTVSPVDIAPEIDFHAAIRAVVIAREIDDKK; encoded by the exons atggcccccatcgaggacgaggagatggcccccggagggatgggatcccccggtgagctgcacaag gtgcgggtggacgtccttgatgattccgatgtcgcggcctGTCCCGTGGAGaacgccccagagatcgttttcgatgtcgcagtccgtcctgttggcatcgccccggagatcgattccgatgccgctgtccatcctgtggacatcgccccagagattgaTTCCGATGTcacggtcagtcctgtggacatcgccccagagatcgatttcCATGCCGCtatccgtgctgtggtcattgcccgagagatcgatgacaagaaatag